In Blautia sp. SC05B48, a single genomic region encodes these proteins:
- a CDS encoding helix-turn-helix domain-containing protein has translation MKLGARIRKIRMFRNITQKELGRRLGYGESSADVRIAQYESGQRTPKQETLIRIAEILEVDVRNFLSPGIATMDELMETLFWMDEENRGLFHLFLLNDSESEIVGITMRDKKTMSYLQEWMGKKQKLGDGRITEEEYLEWKLHWPENKRKTEYKTV, from the coding sequence TTGAAATTAGGAGCAAGAATAAGAAAAATCCGTATGTTTCGCAACATAACTCAAAAGGAATTGGGACGCAGATTAGGATATGGGGAAAGTAGTGCGGATGTGAGAATCGCCCAATATGAAAGTGGACAGCGTACACCGAAGCAGGAAACGCTTATCCGGATAGCAGAAATATTGGAAGTTGATGTCCGAAATTTTTTAAGTCCTGGAATTGCGACAATGGACGAATTAATGGAAACTTTATTCTGGATGGATGAAGAAAATAGAGGGCTTTTTCATCTGTTCCTGCTAAATGATTCAGAAAGTGAAATAGTTGGAATCACAATGAGGGATAAAAAAACAATGTCTTATCTGCAGGAATGGATGGGGAAAAAGCAGAAATTGGGCGATGGAAGAATCACAGAAGAGGAATATCTGGAATGGAAACTGCATTGGCCAGAGAATAAGAGAAAAACAGAATATAAAACCGTATGA